The segment gACATTAACTTATTTTGGATTAGGATCTCCATGGCATGTGAACTAGAAAATAATCCAAACTAGGTCTCGTTATTTTGACGTGACAGACATTATCAAAATGGTTGGAAAACTCAAACAGAACTTGCTACTGGCATGTCTGGTGATCAGTTCAGTGACAGTGTTTTATTTGGGCCAACACGCGATGGAGTGTCACCATCGAATAGAGGAACGCAGCCAGCCTGTGAGGATGGAAAGCGTGAGAAGCACAGTAAGAACTGGTTCTAATGTAAATGCGAATAAAACCTTTGCTTACAACAAAGACATGCCTTTAATATTTATTGGAGGAGTACCTCGAAGTGGCACTACTTTAATGCGTGCCATGCTTGATGCCCATCCAGATATTCGGTGCGGAGAAGAGACAAGGGTCATCCCACGAATTCTGGCAGTTAAGCAGATGTGGGCTAGGTCAAGCAAAGAGAAGATCCGGCTGGATGAAGCTGGAGTCACAGATGAGGTTCTGGACTCGGCCATGCAAGCGTTTCTATTGGAAATCATTGTGAAACATGGAGAGCCTGCACCGTATTTGTGTAACAAAGAtccttttgctttaaaatcctTAACTTATCTTGCTAGAATTTTCCCCAATGCCAAATTTCTTCTAATGGTACGGGACGGTCGTGCATCTGTACATTCCATGATATCTAGAAAAGTCACAATAGCTGGCTTTGACCTGAACAGCTACAGGGACTGTTTGACCAAGTGGAATCGTGCTATAGAAACTATGTATAACCAGTGTATGGAGGTTGGTTTTGAGAGGTGTATGCTGGTACATTATGAACAGCTTGTATTGCATCCTGAAAGATGGATGAGAACTCTCTTAAAGTTTCTTCGCATCCCATGGAACCAAGCAGTGCTGCACCACGAAGAAATGATCGGAAAAGCAGGCGGTGTTTCTCTTTCCAAGTGAGTATGAGCATTCCTCTTTTTATCTCATAcctttttaaaaggtaaaatagTACCTTTTGCATATAAAAGTCTGGTCATAACTTGGTTTCGGTGTTAAGTAGCTAGTGGTGTCTTGGAAAGCTGATTTGCAATGCAAATTATATgcaaaataagaataattatTAACTAATTATTTTGAATCTCTGGTTGCACCTTCTGAACAATTGTCCTGCTAACGTGTGTGTGAAGCATGTGAACTGGCACTTAGCTTAAGATCAGTGTAACTTGAATTTGGACATCTAATATCAACCTTTCTTCCAAtatagctttgcttttccttgtgcccTAAATAAACCTGGACTGTTCTTGTCTAGACTGGCATTATTCATCCTAGCAAGATCACACATCTGATTTCAGGAACTTAATTGTTGTTGTCAATGCAAGAATGGCCCTCGAGTCGTATTTGCCAAGAACGTACTCTTCCAGGAAACTTGAGAAATTGTTCCAACAAAATAGAAAGCAGAATTGGCGTGCTTTTCTGTTGGCATGTGCTCCTAAAAGGACATACACTCTGAATAAAATTAACCTTGTTGTAGGCAAATCTCTTAGTATTCTGTCACGCCATCTGTGCATCTGACCTGACTGCTTTCAGAGACCGAAATCTAGCTCTGCTTATAAAGATTAAGTATtgtgaaaggaggaaaaaacaaacaaaaaaaacccctttATTTATTCTCCCATTAAACTGCTAGCTCTTCTGGTTGTTCTGCCAGTTTTACAGCCAAGTTTTTGAAGTATGGGAGTTGGTTGGGCATTACAATGGGGAAAAGGTGTGAATGCTTGaatcttcttctttttttttttttttttgctatgacAGATCTATCTGCCAGATTGCATGtcactttaatttcaaaaagaaaaaaaaaaaggcaattctaGTAGCAAGACATCCTCGGTTAAATTCCTTGGCTTctgcattttgaatatttatcaCCAACCAAGTGCTTTAGAGTAACAGAGGTACCTTGCACAGCCAGCAGTGTGAGCTGGGTGGAGACATGTCAAACTGTTGAATACAGggtgattatttttccttttttttaaaggttttgaggaaaaaaaaatggaagattttgTTTAATGCCTAGGGAAATGACTATTGTGTAGAATTCTTAATATATTGGAGGGGAATATGGTTGCAAGCACATCATAAAATTTGTTACAGCTATGAAGAAGGCATCTCAACCCTTTTTTTGCAGTATTCTTCATAGCAGATTGAAGCCCTCTGATAATGTAACCCTGGAGCAGTGTACTCTTGGATGTCTCTGcagtctgtgtctgtgtccGAAATTCTCTTTGGTTATCTGCTTTATGTTACTGCTTCCCCGTGGCAGCTGAGGGGGGAGTAAACTTATTCTTACTGCCATAAAAAGGTGGCTTCCAAGTTCTGTTAAGTGTCCTGTAAAATAACTATGCAGAATGCCATTTCCAGTAAATTATTACTGCCTTACAGCTTCCagatttgtatttgtaaaactTAATGGACCTCTAAACTATAAAACTCAGTAGCCTTATTGAATTCACACAGTTTCAAGTAGTATTTTGTGCTGAATCTGGTGGAATGGGATGTGAGGAATTGAGAATGTTTGTTCGTGACTCTAAAAGTTATGAAAATACAATGTTGAAAGTAAAATGTGGCTTTGTGAATATTCTTGAATCAGACTTTCAAATTCAAGAAAAGAGACTCAAGGAATTTCAAGACAAAcacatatgaaaatatttttatttttgtgacctTCAATTCAGTCTGTTCATGGAATTCttgatgtttttattatctttcaCTAGATGATATGtgaaagtaatttattatttcagaaggCTTTGGCAATAGGGAGAAATGGTTTATTAATGTTATGTCTGTATTGTTTCTGTCTAATCAAATACCCTTGAAATGCATGGCGAGATTTGTTTTTCGGTTGCAAGAGACCTTTATAATTTGATAATGACTTCAGTGACTCAGTCTTTTGAGGCCTGTAGGAAAAAACCCAGCGAATATGAAATTCTGGATCTTGGATGCCTGTTTCATGTATGTACACAGCACTAACTGCGATTGCACGAGGGGTGCTCAAGGTCCCCAGTTTGATCCCCTTCAGCTTCTCACCTCCTCACTTCAGCCCCTCACCTCTCATGTACCTCCGGGTGCCGCAGGCTGCGGCTGCTGCATGCCAGGGTCCTTGCCCAGAGTAGGGGTCCCAAGGAACACGTGCTCCTTGGAAGGGTCCTGGCTGCATAGTTTACCCTGAATTTAAAAGGCTGTGCCACAGCTTATCAGGTTTTGACAGCTGAATGCCTCTCAGCAGACTTGACAGAAGGAGGATGCAGTTGTGCTTGGCCTGttctcagctgcagctgagttCTTTATGGCCTCAGGTGCGATGGGCCATTAAGTTCCAGGCTCAGGTTCCATCCAGCCTTGTTCTCTTATGGCTTAGGATTTCTCTTCCTGGGGAATCCTCTGTACTTCATAGTGTgaatattgtctttttttagCTGAAACAACCAAGTctggagcagcagagctctgtatTTGGGCTACTAGCTTTCTCCCACCTGACTTTCCAAAGGACAGAGCTGCAGATGACCTCAGATAACGTGAGGAAACCCAAAACAGCGGTGTCTGCTACATACAGCTCTGTCTTCTGACAGAGCTGTACTTCACCACATGCCTGGTAGCAAATGCTTCAAGCTGTTCCGTAATGGTATATTAAAATCAGATCGCTCAAATTATATTGCAGCTTTCACTGGCAGGAAGAGCACGTTACAAGCACTAAATCACCTCTACTTGAATGTGACCTTCCCTTAAAAGATAGCAACACAAAGGCCTAGCCTCTGTAGCCTAGTAGAGAGAGTAAGAAGACCTAGATAAATCTCGTTCCTCTGCTGTCTGCAAGGTATTGGGTAAGGTAGAAAGCCTTAAAAGTTGAGTGAAGAATGAACTGCTATTATAACCTGCAAAGGCTGAGGTATGTGTAAAGACTTAAGAGAAGGAGCAAAGAAGCCTGACTCAGTCATCTTCCACTTAGCTCTAAGACTTTCAGACCTTTCAGGCTTCTCGGTTTGGTATCTGCTTCAGAGTCGTGATACCTGCTCAAGTGAGAACTAGTGTCGGATGCCTGAAGGTGTTGTAACAGCTGGAGggtttttgaaaagaaatctgacaTCTGTCGTctcaaaatacttaaaaacGCTTCAAGAAAGTGACCACAGTATCCCTAAAAGATCTTTGCAGTGATGTTATATCCAGTAACAGAAAGTGAATgtttaagaatgtatttttaactcatCTGAAATCAAAACTCTGTCAAATGCAATCTGTATAAGATGGAATGAGGCTCTAGGTCAGTGCAAggtgctttgttttcagctgtctAAAATGTACGCGTGTGTTATTTCTCTTCCAGAGCTAAGCTAGCCATCAAGTGACTTGCAGAGTCCTTCAGGAAGTGAGCTGACTCCATTTTCTCTTATTCCAGACTCAGAAACTCTTATGCAGTAGTCTTTTATTAGCACCATTAGGAACTGGGCAGTTTGTATTTAAGGCTCTGACTTCATGTCTTCCCCTGGCTGCTTTGTTTGAGGAAACTGTTGGCTGTCGTCATTTCTTCTCCCGCGTTTGCTTAGTAAtccctgatttatttttttgctgctgatCCAGCCCTAGCCTCACTGTTGTTCGCTTTTACTTggtattccccccccccccccccgttttgtTTCTTACCCAGCTTGAGAAACACTGCAGGGGTTTTAAGGATGTACACCGCAGACCTTGTAGTAGTGCAAAACCTGTTGTTTGAAGTAATTGCCAGCGTGGCTGTTCCAGGAATGtatggctgggctgcaggctgtAACTGGTGTTGTTAATGTAGCTCTGGCATTTGCCTCCTAACTGAAAACAGCTGCAGTGACCACTGATGCAAAGAAATGTCAGCCCTTTTATAGCAATTTCTATTAGGCTTATTACGATAATAGCTGTCTAGGCAAAATTACTTCAGAATACACTGGTTTTAATATATACCTTGCTTTCATTCTATTCTAGTACAGATGTAGAAGTACGTGGGGTTAGCCCTGTGCTCCGTGCTACCAGCTGCTTTCAGAGCTCAGGTGGTTCCTGCAGTTTTGCAGTGGAACCTGGCAGTACTGCCAGGCAGCATTTGCCATGTGCATACATAATCAAATTTGTCAAGACTTGGTACGtttacttgttttgctttgttttttttttctgtttttttttttttcccctgctctctcTGCCCTCCATATTCATCAGATATTCTTCTGGTCTTCCTTTCTGGTAgttatgttttactttttcttcccatcctaAGTGACAGGACAGTGAAAGATGTAAACAGAAGACCAAACGTGCTACAGCATATTTTGAATGAGTGCCTAGGAGCAGCTGAGCCTGGTTGCCTGTCTCTTGCCACCAGGaagtgttttgtgctttttgttacCAAAGACTGAAATGACAGCGGGGCAAAGCATAAACATTTAAGTGTGATTTTACTTCAGAACAAGGTATCCTGACCCTCGAATCCCATACTGGgttcttgcctttctttttgaGCTACTGAAAATGGTTGAGGAGAGTAAGGCTTAAATTCCTGTGGTTGTcttacagttttttttgttgggtGCTTACTCATCAGCTTCTGTTCAACACCTTTTGCAGCAATCTGCGAAGGCCCCGCTTGCCAGGACGGTTCCCCCCCGGTGACCATTTCCCTGTCAGGTTTGTTG is part of the Cygnus atratus isolate AKBS03 ecotype Queensland, Australia chromosome 20, CAtr_DNAZoo_HiC_assembly, whole genome shotgun sequence genome and harbors:
- the TPST1 gene encoding protein-tyrosine sulfotransferase 1 isoform X2, with product MVGKLKQNLLLACLVISSVTVFYLGQHAMECHHRIEERSQPVRMESVRSTVRTGSNVNANKTFAYNKDMPLIFIGGVPRSGTTLMRAMLDAHPDIRCGEETRVIPRILAVKQMWARSSKEKIRLDEAGVTDEVLDSAMQAFLLEIIVKHGEPAPYLCNKDPFALKSLTYLARIFPNAKFLLMVRDGRASVHSMISRKVTIAGFDLNSYRDCLTKWNRAIETMYNQCMEVGFERCMLVHYEQLVLHPERWMRTLLKFLRIPWNQAVLHHEEMIGKAGGVSLSKVERSTDQVIKPVNVEALSKWVGKIPADVLQDMPVIAPMLAKLGYDPYANPPNYGKPDQKVVENTRRVYKGEFQLPDFLKEVPQTEPME
- the TPST1 gene encoding protein-tyrosine sulfotransferase 1 isoform X1, giving the protein MVGKLKQNLLLACLVISSVTVFYLGQHAMECHHRIEERSQPVRMESVRSTVRTGSNVNANKTFAYNKDMPLIFIGGVPRSGTTLMRAMLDAHPDIRCGEETRVIPRILAVKQMWARSSKEKIRLDEAGVTDEVLDSAMQAFLLEIIVKHGEPAPYLCNKDPFALKSLTYLARIFPNAKFLLMVRDGRASVHSMISRKVTIAGFDLNSYRDCLTKWNRAIETMYNQCMEVGFERCMLVHYEQLVLHPERWMRTLLKFLRIPWNQAVLHHEEMIGKAGGVSLSKVERSTDQVIKPVNVEALSKWVGKIPADVLQDMPVIAPMLAKLGYDPYANPPNYGKPDQKVVENTRRVYKGEFQLPDFLKEVPQPKKTVERKSRGKII